Part of the Nicotiana sylvestris chromosome 5, ASM39365v2, whole genome shotgun sequence genome is shown below.
ATGGCCGTTGCTTACCGGTTTACCTTCAAATgagcaatacaagcgtatattgtgtgtaaatttaaacatgatgtaagTTCCCGTCGGATCaagaatgttgtctttggacagttaggatgacatcctcagaccatgatgtcctgggccatgaaacatataataaaggatttgcaggccatgaaatgatgctttTGGGCTATGCGAAtaatgcctccgaactatgatgcctttgaataatgatatgcaaaagattaaaaggagtcctcagaccatgatatggtgttctcgggccatgaaaatggtgcctccgaacaatgacgccttcggatgatttggcgatctttcagcccatgagatgcagtaggtggcgatcttttagccgatgGGATGCAatgggtggcgatcttttagccatgcaagtgtaaatgtgacgatctttcagccatgcaaatgtaaagatggcgatctttcagccatgcaaataaggtggcaatctttcagccatgcaaataaggtggcgaactttcagccatgcaaatgtaaaggtggtgatcttttagccatgcaaatgtaaaggtggcgatctttcagcaaggcaaataaggtggcgatctttcagccatgcaaatgtaaaggtgttgatctttcagccatgcaaatgtaaaggtggcaatctttcggccatgcaaataaggtggcgatctttcagccatgcaaatgtaaaagtggcgatctttcagccatgcaaataaggtggcgatctttcagccatacaaatgtaaaggtggcaatctttcaaccatgcaaataaggtggcgatctttcagccatgcaaatgcaaAGGTGGTGattttcagccatgcaaatgtaaaggtgacgatcttttagccatgcaaataaggtggcgatctttcagccatgcaattgTAAAGGttgtgatctttcagccatgcaaataaggtggcgatctttcaaccatacaaatgtaaaggtggcgatctttcagccatgcaaataacgtgacgatctttcagccatgcaaataaggtggcgatctttcagccatgcaaataaggcgatgatctttcagccatgcaaataaggtgacgatctttcagccatgcaaatgtaaaggtggcgatctttcagccatgcaaatgtaaaggtggcgatctttcagccatgcaaataaggtgacgatctttcagccatgcaaatgtaaaggtggcgatctttcagccatgcaaatgtaaaggtggcgatctttcagccatgcaaataaggtggtgatctttcagcgtGCAGATAgatgtagagcttaacctcggaaggcagaatggtagccttatgcaatgcaagagtgcagatggaggtagagcttaacctcaaaaggcagaatagtagccttatgcaagaagtaaaagggcaaaatgataatagaattttcttagctgatagcggattgcgatattgcgaGTGTTGCGGATACTGTGTTTGCTGGGAACACTACGTGCGGATAGCAGTTATGAGCAAGTgcacggttctgagagttgtatttctgagcaatgtgagtctcgtgagtgtatagtatattcgatgattttgcaactcaagtgcctgcatccaaagaaaaattgtgagttttgtaaagaggggaggttagttcgtattcccgctaGCTCTTCTTGACCTTCTCGGCTTTGATCCGGTGATACtgcatgtatcattggggtagcattggcaaacaaggcaattttggtaataaacatgcatgatttagtaaaggcatacataaaaacatatttaagaatagttttcttttgatgaaccaatgactgcgacgtggttcaagacattgcaacccttcttgttatggaattttgaaggtcctcctcaaaattctgccccagtttactgggttgatgaTTTTGACTGTTGTTTGCgacgattggctgaaattactttggaattttgagggtcctcctcaaaattctgccccagtttccaattgcatgggaaatgaaatttttattacattgtgaccaaacccatagggctacctcgtatcccctcttaaacaggaatcaggtcaggcgtagttcaaattacatcatataggaaagcataaagattacacatagtaacgcttgactacatctgaattaattggctttggccaaatttcaccgtccatttctacaagtatgagggctcctcctgtcagaacccgatgAACCATATATGGatcctgccagttgggagagaatttccctttggtttcatcttgatgtggaaagattttctttaacaccagctgcccgggtgtgaactgtcttggcttgactcttttgttgaaggctatggacattctgttttgataaagttgaccatggaaaactgcattcatcctctttccatctatgagggctagcTGCTCATAACGATTTTTCACCTACTCTGCGTCATCGAGCTCAgctatgatccttagggagggaatttctatctcggcgggaatgactgcttctgtaccataaaccagcatatagggggttgccccagttgatgtgcagactgtggtgcgTTATCTTAGaagagaaaatgataacttctcgtgtcactgtttatgcttctctaccattttcctcaatatcttcttgatattcttattggtggcttctactgctccattcatcTGGGGTCTGTAGGCTATAGAATTCTTGTGTATGATTCTAAAACTGTCAcatatggctttcatcaagtcactgttgaggttggacccattgtcagtaatgattgactctggaatcccgaatcgacaaacaatgcggtcgcggacaaagtccaCCACGACCTTCTTGGTTACTACTCTataagatgttgcttcaacccatttggtaaagcAGTCAATTGcaaccaagataaacctgtgcccgtttgatgcgacaggttcgattggtccaataacacccattccccaagcggcgaacgaccatggtgagcttgctgcattaagctcgtttggaggtacctttatcatgtctgcgtgtatctgacagcggtggcatttctggacatactggatgcagtccatttgcatagtcatccaaaagtaaccagcacggagtatcttctttgctaagacaaaatcgttcatatgtggaccgcaggtccctacaTGAATCTCCTCTGATAGCTTGGATGCTTCTTTcacgtcgacacaccttagtaatcccaaatcagaaGTCCTCCTATATAgtattcctccgctgtgaaagaaattattggataacctccaaagtgtgcgcttctgggtaggatttgcaagttccggatattctcctttcgccaagtattccttgatatcatgaaaccaaggcttttcgtcAGCTTTTTCTTCAACCTGAGCACATTAGGCTAGTTGATCATGGACCTTTACcgaaataggatcaatgaagtttttatctggatgttgtatcatagaggaCAGGGtcgccaatgcatcggcgaactcattttggactctgggaacatgttggaatttcgtctttgtgaacctctttctcaattcctgtacatagtgcagatacaggagtatcttggagttcttggttgcccattcatcccggacctgatgtataagtaggtctaaatctccgatcactagcaactcttgaatgttcatgtcaatggccattttgagccctaggatgcaggcttcatactcggccatgttgttggtgcagggaaacctgagcttggcggacaccgaataatgctgaccggtttctgatactagggctgctcctatgccaactcctttgaaatttgctgctccatcgaaaaacattccaactgtcataggattccgcaatgtcttctcctatgaacaatacctcttcatcaggaaaatacgtttttaaggGTTCATATTCTCTGTCCACGGGGTTTTCAGGAAGGTGATCGGCTAGTGtttgtcccttgattgccttctgagtgaCGTTAACAATGTAAAGTtcgctcaacaggatttgccacttggatagcttgccagtgggcatgggcttctggatgatgtactttaaaggatccatccttgatatgagatatgtagtataggcacagaagtagtgcctcagcttctgagctacccaagttaaagcacaacaagtgcgctctaactgagaatatcgggcctcatacggggtgaacttcttgttgaggtaatagatggcctgctccttcctccatGTTTCGTCATACTGCCCCAGAACGCAAtagaaagctccatccaatactgcaaggtagagtaatagaggtctacctgtaTCTGGCAGGACCAAGAcaggtggtgttgacaggtactccttgattctgttgaaagctttttggcagtcatcagtccatttggtagcagcatccttcttcaacatcttaaatattggctcacaaataaccgtagattgtgctataaaccggctgatgtagttaagtcttcccaagaaactcatcacttccttcttgttctttggcggtggcaattcttgaatagctttgacctttgatggatccacttctattcctcggtgactcacaatgaacccaagtagtttcccagtaggaaccccgaatgcacactttgtgggattCAGTTTTATGTTGTACATtctcaatctattgaagaacttcctcaaatcttccatatgaTTAGTGGCCtttttggacttgatgataacatcgtctacatatacctctatctccttgtgtataatatcatggaaaatggtagtcatagccctcatgtaggtggacccatcattctttaatccaaacgacatcatcttgtaacagtacatcccccatggtgtaatgaaagccgctttctcagcatcttcttcatccatccagatttgatgatacccagcaaaacaatctacaaatgactgcagcttatgcttggcgcaattgtcgatctggatgtgtatatttggcaaagggaaggcATCTTTCGGACTAGCTcggttaagatcccggtagtcgacacaaactctgaccttcccgtccttctttggtgttggctaaccatgttggacaTTCCACTACCCTAAGAACTTTAGCTTTAACCttcttagtgacttcttctttgattttcagactcatatcaggcttgaactttctgagcttttgctttactggtggacatgttggattggttggcagtttgtcagccacaatagatgtactcagaccagtcatgtcgtcatatgaccaagaGAATATGTcatcatattcccttagaaattctgtgtactcttccttttctgatggtgacaaatggacgctgattcgtgtttctttgacattctctgcatctccaAGGTTAACGACCTCAGtctcgtccaagttggacttaggtctgttctcaaaactTTCGATTTCtgtaacaatctcttctggtatatcatcttcctttgaatatatgtatatttgttgcgttgtctcgttgcatatcacagtcatcggttcatcaagataagtaatagtaacgatgtataagtaaagtaatgagagaaaacaatagtaataagtgttgattcataagaaaaatcaaaatgctatgataaattgcataattgttttaaacattggagatcttattgcagggATTGAAAACATGggaaaataaaatcttttagtaaattaaaacagtgcttgttttagccttgctaccccgaggctcgtcggactttggttgtcctgatggtccagttattgaggcaggCTCCTctgcttacggcctgtatggaaggttcttcctccccctcctcctcgagaacaacataacaatccatgtcattgtcttctaggaacaaattcctcaccgccacaagtgcttcttcttcttgtgacccatagataacaccgactggttggaaagtctgctccaaatgtggtactggttgctccagcggatagtaaggaccgctccatagtggcgaccagtggttgaattcctcctaggtgtactcatatcccataCCAAAGGTGGTGCCGtgttcttgagttttatgggcttagcgattccttggaggtttttatcgagccctttgccaggttcgtacccacaccaattcagtatactcccgatcttgttatcccaccatttgtctttatcAATAGCATTCACCCtttcgatgtgatggtaagtttcTCCTCCTAGCTTCCCCCTTTTTTCGATTGACAGAATGGTCTGGAGACTGTATGTAGGATTGCTTCTGTcaccgtgaatgattacctcttaatggttccattcg
Proteins encoded:
- the LOC138868636 gene encoding uncharacterized protein gives rise to the protein MDPLKYIIQKPMPTGKLSKWQILLSELYIVNVTQKAIKGQTLADHLPENPVDREYEPLKTYFPDEEVEEKADEKPWFHDIKEYLAKGEYPELANPTQKRTLWRLSNNFFHSGGILYRRTSDLGLLRCVDVKEASKLSEEIHVGTCGPHMNDFVLAKKILRAATSYRVVTKKVVVDFVRDRIVCRFGIPESIITDNGSNLNSDLMKAICDSFRIIHKNSIAYRPQMNGAVEATNKNIKKILRKMVEKHKQ